A region from the Lysobacter antibioticus genome encodes:
- a CDS encoding aspartate/glutamate racemase family protein: protein MPNRPLPKPIGIVACSAEGAALCYRTICAEGARLLGPHAHPEISLHSHSLADYVSCLDRGDLDGVGELMLSSARKLAAAGAQFLICPDNTIHQAMAYVEARSPLPWLHIAQVVAQRAAERGFRRIGITGTRWLVESEVYPDKLGALGLDYVRPSAEERAQIGRIIMDELVYGSFKPESVAYFQQVIERFKHAGCDAVVLGCTEIPLIISDENSPLPTLDSTRLLARAALKRAVSGD from the coding sequence CATCGGTATCGTCGCCTGCTCGGCCGAGGGCGCGGCGCTGTGCTATCGGACGATCTGCGCCGAGGGCGCGCGCCTGCTCGGTCCGCATGCGCATCCGGAAATTTCCCTGCACAGCCATTCCCTGGCCGACTACGTGAGCTGCCTGGATCGCGGCGACCTCGACGGCGTCGGCGAGCTGATGCTGTCGTCGGCGCGCAAGCTGGCCGCGGCCGGTGCGCAGTTCCTGATCTGCCCCGACAACACCATTCACCAGGCCATGGCCTACGTCGAGGCGCGTTCGCCGCTGCCGTGGTTGCACATCGCGCAGGTCGTGGCGCAGCGCGCGGCCGAACGCGGCTTTCGCCGCATCGGCATCACCGGCACGCGCTGGCTGGTCGAGAGCGAGGTCTATCCGGACAAACTCGGCGCGCTGGGCCTGGACTATGTGCGCCCCAGCGCGGAAGAACGCGCGCAGATCGGCCGCATCATCATGGACGAGCTGGTCTATGGCAGCTTCAAGCCCGAATCGGTCGCGTACTTCCAACAGGTGATCGAACGCTTCAAGCACGCCGGCTGCGATGCGGTCGTGCTCGGCTGCACCGAGATCCCCTTGATCATCAGCGACGAGAACTCGCCGCTGCCGACTCTGGATTCGACTCGTTTATTGGCGCGGGCGGCGTTGAAGCGGGCGGTGTCGGGCGATTGA
- a CDS encoding UDP-2,3-diacylglucosamine diphosphatase: MTPASITQLPIRRRAVFVSDVHLGAKHCHAEEFADFLQNLRCDRLYLVGDIVDLWWMAQRRAAWGSAQYRVVEALHALVRAGTELIYVPGNHDRSIRRFCGLVLPRMQVRRRAIHLTADGRRLLVTHGDDYDTVTQFGGMQEKFGDWLYERILTSNRLTNRVRRRFGLRYWSLADFLKRQSGAAERYISRFVQAGLGDASRRGLDGIVCGHIHRAALFERDGCVYANDGDWVESLTALAEDPDGTLRLLAHTGETLALLPARAPRLLPGALPHAA; the protein is encoded by the coding sequence ATGACGCCTGCATCGATCACGCAATTGCCGATCCGCCGCAGGGCGGTGTTCGTCTCCGACGTGCATCTGGGGGCCAAACACTGCCATGCCGAGGAGTTCGCCGACTTTCTGCAGAACCTGCGTTGCGATCGTCTGTATTTGGTCGGCGACATCGTCGACCTCTGGTGGATGGCGCAACGCCGCGCCGCCTGGGGCTCGGCCCAATACCGCGTGGTCGAGGCGCTGCATGCGCTGGTGCGCGCCGGCACCGAGCTGATCTACGTGCCGGGCAATCACGACCGCTCGATCCGTCGCTTCTGCGGCCTGGTGTTGCCGCGCATGCAGGTGCGGCGACGCGCGATCCACCTGACCGCCGACGGCCGCCGCCTGCTGGTGACCCACGGCGACGATTACGACACGGTGACCCAGTTCGGCGGCATGCAGGAGAAATTCGGCGACTGGTTGTACGAGCGCATCCTCACCAGCAATCGCCTGACCAACCGCGTGCGCCGCCGCTTCGGCCTGCGCTACTGGTCGCTCGCCGATTTCCTCAAGCGCCAGAGCGGCGCGGCCGAACGCTACATCTCGCGCTTCGTCCAGGCCGGCCTGGGCGACGCCAGCCGGCGCGGTCTCGACGGCATCGTCTGCGGTCATATCCACCGCGCCGCCTTGTTCGAGCGCGACGGCTGCGTCTATGCCAACGACGGCGATTGGGTCGAAAGCCTGACCGCCTTGGCCGAAGACCCCGACGGCACCCTGCGCCTGCTGGCCCACACCGGCGAGACCCTGGCGCTGTTGCCGGCGCGCGCGCCGCGCCTGCTGCCAGGCGCGCTGCCGCACGCGGCCTGA
- a CDS encoding lysophospholipid acyltransferase family protein gives MLQFERRLQERFPQWFRGRRAGIARPLLRTIGRWSKFDRVDGFLAENGHLRGFAFVTAALDFLQARYLVEAAELQRIPATGRLLIVANHPSGAVDALALLDAVARVRRDVRIVANDLLSALDGLEGLILPVRILGGRPSPDSLHAIEAALQAEQCVIVFPAGEVARLGLRGVTDGRWRRGFLRFARKTAAPVLPVRIEARNSALFYGASALFKPAGTALLAREMFARRARRVALRIGRPLRLPVDGDAERLLREVRRELHAIGTPRERSAPIGPEALIDAVDPALVRAGVEAMESLGQTIDGKQIRVGVLPAGAPLLREIGRLRELTFRAVGEGTGQRLDVDVFDSWYEHIVLWDAAEAKIAGAYRIARGSRVLAERGLAGLYTASLFRYADDAVPRLVQGMELGRSFVVPEYWGSRSIDYLWQGIGAYLCRHPGVRYLFGPVSISAALPADAREQIVAYYARYYGSDESAAVSKQPFVYRAAPPQFDALDAATAFRVLKGNLDALGASLPMLYKQYTDLCEPGGARFLAFGVDPAFSDAVDGLIEVDLQRLRPKKRERYLGAAPRALESGIEPAASEAVS, from the coding sequence ATGCTGCAATTCGAACGCCGACTGCAAGAGCGCTTCCCGCAATGGTTCCGGGGTCGCCGGGCCGGGATCGCCCGTCCTTTGCTCCGCACCATCGGGCGTTGGTCGAAATTCGACCGGGTCGATGGCTTCCTGGCCGAGAACGGCCACCTGCGCGGCTTCGCCTTCGTCACCGCCGCGCTGGATTTCCTGCAGGCGCGCTACCTGGTCGAGGCCGCCGAGCTGCAGCGGATTCCCGCGACCGGCCGCCTGCTGATCGTCGCCAACCATCCGTCCGGGGCGGTCGACGCCCTGGCCCTGCTCGATGCGGTGGCCCGCGTGCGCCGCGACGTCCGCATCGTCGCCAACGATTTGCTGTCGGCGCTCGACGGCCTCGAAGGTCTGATCCTGCCGGTGCGCATTCTGGGCGGCCGGCCGAGTCCCGACAGCCTGCACGCGATCGAGGCCGCGCTGCAGGCGGAACAATGCGTGATCGTGTTTCCGGCCGGGGAAGTCGCCCGGCTCGGACTGCGCGGGGTCACCGACGGCCGCTGGCGGCGCGGTTTCCTGCGTTTCGCCCGCAAGACCGCCGCGCCGGTGCTGCCGGTGCGGATCGAGGCGCGCAACTCGGCGCTGTTCTACGGCGCCTCGGCTTTGTTCAAGCCGGCCGGCACCGCCCTGCTGGCGCGCGAGATGTTCGCCCGCCGCGCGCGCCGGGTCGCGCTGCGGATCGGCCGGCCCTTGCGACTGCCGGTCGACGGCGACGCCGAGCGCTTGTTGCGCGAGGTGCGGCGCGAGCTGCATGCGATCGGCACGCCGCGCGAGCGCTCGGCGCCGATCGGGCCGGAAGCGCTGATCGACGCGGTCGATCCGGCGCTGGTGCGGGCCGGGGTCGAGGCGATGGAATCGCTGGGCCAGACCATCGACGGCAAGCAGATCCGGGTCGGCGTGCTGCCGGCCGGTGCGCCCCTGCTGCGCGAAATCGGCCGCCTGCGCGAGCTGACCTTCCGCGCGGTCGGCGAGGGCACCGGCCAACGCCTGGACGTCGACGTCTTCGACAGCTGGTACGAACACATCGTGCTGTGGGATGCCGCCGAGGCCAAGATCGCCGGTGCCTACCGCATCGCGCGCGGCAGCCGCGTGTTGGCCGAGCGCGGCCTGGCCGGGCTCTACACCGCGTCCTTGTTCCGCTATGCCGACGACGCGGTGCCGCGCCTGGTCCAGGGCATGGAGCTCGGCCGCAGCTTCGTCGTGCCCGAGTACTGGGGCAGCCGCAGCATCGATTACCTGTGGCAGGGCATCGGCGCCTATCTGTGCCGGCATCCGGGCGTGCGCTATCTGTTCGGGCCGGTCTCGATCAGTGCCGCCCTGCCGGCCGACGCGCGCGAACAGATCGTCGCCTACTACGCCCGTTATTACGGCAGCGACGAGTCCGCCGCGGTGTCGAAGCAGCCGTTCGTGTACCGGGCGGCGCCGCCGCAGTTCGACGCGCTCGACGCGGCGACCGCTTTCCGCGTGCTCAAGGGCAATCTCGACGCGCTCGGCGCCAGCCTGCCGATGCTCTACAAGCAGTACACCGACCTGTGCGAACCCGGCGGTGCGCGTTTCCTGGCTTTCGGCGTCGACCCGGCCTTCAGCGACGCGGTCGACGGCCTGATCGAAGTGGACCTGCAGCGCTTGCGCCCGAAGAAGCGCGAGCGTTACCTCGGCGCCGCGCCGCGCGCGCTCGAGTCCGGCATCGAACCCGCCGCCAGCGAGGCCGTGTCATGA
- the metK gene encoding methionine adenosyltransferase, whose protein sequence is MSSYLFTSESVSEGHPDKIADQISDAVLDAILAQDKRARVACETMVKTGAAIVAGEVTTNAWVDIEAIARKVINDIGYDNSNVGFDGHTCAIINMLGKQSPDIAAGVDRKKPEEQGAGDQGLMFGYACNEAPEFMPAPIYYSHRLVEQQAKIRKAKNSKLPWLRPDAKSQVTLRYDAEHKVVGLDAVVLSTQHDPGIKQKDLVEGVYEHVLKPVLPKAWLEKLPKSKVHINPTGIFVIGGPVGDCGLTGRKIIVDSYGGMARHGGGAFSGKDPSKVDRSAAYAARYVAKNIVAAGLADKCEVQVSYAIGVAEPTSISVTTFGTGKISDDKIEKLIRKHFDLRPYGIVKMLDLIHPVYQLTAAYGHFGRKPKEVSYVDGAGKKQTATAFSWEKTDKADDLRKDAGLKK, encoded by the coding sequence ATGTCCAGCTACCTGTTCACCTCCGAATCCGTCTCCGAAGGCCACCCGGACAAGATCGCCGACCAGATCTCCGACGCCGTCCTCGACGCCATCCTGGCCCAGGACAAGCGCGCGCGCGTGGCCTGCGAGACGATGGTGAAGACGGGCGCGGCGATCGTCGCCGGCGAAGTCACCACCAATGCGTGGGTCGACATCGAAGCCATCGCGCGTAAGGTCATCAACGACATCGGCTACGACAATTCCAATGTCGGCTTCGATGGCCACACCTGCGCGATCATCAACATGCTCGGCAAGCAGTCGCCCGACATCGCCGCCGGCGTCGACCGCAAGAAGCCGGAAGAACAGGGCGCGGGCGACCAGGGCCTGATGTTCGGCTACGCCTGCAACGAAGCCCCGGAATTCATGCCGGCGCCGATCTACTACTCGCACCGCCTGGTCGAGCAGCAGGCCAAGATCCGCAAGGCCAAGAACTCCAAGCTGCCCTGGCTGCGCCCGGACGCGAAGTCGCAGGTCACCCTGCGCTACGACGCCGAGCACAAGGTGGTCGGCCTCGACGCCGTGGTCCTGTCGACCCAGCACGATCCGGGCATCAAGCAGAAGGACCTGGTCGAAGGCGTGTATGAGCACGTCCTCAAGCCGGTGCTGCCGAAGGCGTGGCTCGAAAAGCTGCCCAAGAGCAAGGTCCACATCAACCCGACCGGCATCTTCGTGATCGGCGGCCCGGTCGGCGACTGCGGCCTGACCGGCCGCAAGATCATCGTCGACAGCTACGGCGGCATGGCCCGTCACGGCGGCGGCGCGTTCTCGGGCAAGGACCCGTCGAAGGTCGACCGTTCGGCCGCCTACGCCGCGCGTTACGTGGCCAAGAACATCGTTGCCGCCGGCCTGGCCGACAAGTGCGAAGTGCAGGTCTCCTACGCCATCGGCGTGGCCGAGCCGACCTCGATCTCGGTCACCACCTTCGGCACCGGCAAGATCAGCGACGACAAGATCGAGAAGCTGATCCGCAAGCACTTCGACCTGCGCCCGTACGGCATCGTCAAGATGCTCGACCTGATCCACCCGGTCTACCAGCTCACCGCCGCCTACGGCCACTTCGGCCGCAAGCCGAAGGAAGTCAGCTACGTCGACGGCGCCGGCAAGAAGCAGACCGCGACCGCGTTCTCGTGGGAAAAGACCGACAAGGCCGACGACCTGCGCAAGGATGCCGGGCTGAAGAAGTAA
- a CDS encoding LysM peptidoglycan-binding domain-containing protein, producing the protein MHLSASQLGYVPSVTPQTEPTTHQVAHGETLPAIADQYGVTPQALRAANPELFQDKWRLDEAQQSGRADPIFYGDTLRIPAAPMSVTAEPMESPYEASHGTSNSEFSAGMGSVKIAYNPGDNATKVTVTNEAAVEGSSRVGFKISTESSLEIGWVVKEGKTEFTVTGANVNKTHAEARSGQLEAEVSVGAGFRARYKVILPGGDHDPKEVAKINPFDPSTIPLGATVIMDGQYYTQTEIAGSFRHVGGESEIKDASGVSYSITRTGSNQVQIMKGPSASIEAYNGGGVRFKGAGGVEGSLTVGQQINVGDSMMRTATFDLDSAAGRSAYANFVATGEAEHGAPGVSDVATVHRLDVSSQGRLKLKLSAGEAEVEGDIALRASTTGTYTQTTYPDGSIALTSEFKYGNNVPLKVTQRFDAEGNEVRSERTYEYTVDTSGLGNHSAQQINWVLSGGASESGPAIPGEKVKLTFSEGEMRALNAQAEKAGDTYAPGNSIASLTDDGDGHSRSTFAFAVGLSRTSNQDKYGFANSLLEISYAADGHMSRGDFDRISMDVEKHNAK; encoded by the coding sequence ATGCACCTGTCCGCATCCCAGCTCGGCTACGTCCCTTCGGTTACGCCGCAGACCGAGCCGACCACGCATCAGGTCGCGCACGGCGAGACCCTTCCTGCGATAGCGGACCAGTACGGGGTTACCCCGCAAGCGCTGCGAGCGGCCAATCCCGAGTTGTTCCAGGACAAATGGCGCCTCGATGAAGCGCAGCAGAGCGGCCGCGCCGACCCCATCTTCTACGGCGACACCTTGCGGATCCCGGCTGCGCCGATGAGCGTGACGGCCGAGCCGATGGAGAGCCCTTACGAAGCCAGCCATGGCACGAGCAACAGCGAATTCAGCGCCGGCATGGGTTCGGTGAAGATCGCTTACAACCCGGGCGACAACGCCACCAAGGTCACGGTAACGAACGAGGCCGCCGTGGAGGGCTCCAGCCGGGTCGGATTCAAGATCAGCACCGAATCGTCGCTGGAAATCGGTTGGGTCGTGAAGGAGGGCAAGACCGAGTTCACCGTGACCGGCGCCAACGTCAACAAAACCCATGCCGAGGCCCGCAGCGGGCAACTGGAAGCCGAGGTGTCGGTCGGCGCGGGATTCCGCGCGCGCTACAAGGTGATCCTGCCTGGCGGAGACCACGACCCGAAGGAAGTGGCCAAGATCAATCCCTTCGACCCGAGCACGATTCCGCTCGGGGCGACCGTGATCATGGACGGTCAGTACTACACCCAGACCGAAATCGCCGGTTCGTTTCGCCATGTCGGCGGCGAGTCGGAGATCAAGGACGCCAGCGGTGTGAGCTATTCGATCACCCGCACCGGCTCGAACCAGGTGCAGATCATGAAGGGCCCGAGCGCTTCGATCGAGGCCTACAACGGCGGCGGCGTCCGCTTCAAGGGCGCGGGAGGCGTCGAGGGTTCGCTGACCGTGGGGCAGCAGATCAACGTAGGCGACTCGATGATGCGTACCGCGACGTTCGATCTGGACAGTGCCGCAGGCCGATCCGCCTATGCGAACTTCGTCGCCACCGGCGAAGCCGAGCATGGGGCGCCCGGGGTGTCCGATGTGGCGACGGTGCATCGCCTGGACGTGTCCTCGCAGGGCCGGCTCAAGCTCAAACTGAGCGCCGGCGAAGCAGAGGTGGAGGGCGACATCGCATTGCGCGCGTCCACGACCGGTACCTACACCCAGACGACGTATCCCGACGGCTCCATCGCCCTGACCAGTGAATTCAAGTACGGCAACAACGTGCCGCTGAAGGTGACCCAACGTTTCGACGCCGAAGGCAACGAAGTGCGATCCGAGCGCACCTACGAATACACCGTCGACACCAGCGGCCTGGGCAACCATTCGGCGCAGCAGATCAATTGGGTGCTCAGCGGCGGAGCCAGCGAGAGCGGCCCGGCGATCCCGGGCGAGAAGGTCAAACTGACCTTCAGCGAGGGCGAGATGCGCGCCTTGAACGCGCAAGCCGAAAAGGCCGGCGACACCTACGCGCCGGGTAACTCGATCGCCTCCCTGACCGACGACGGCGACGGTCATTCGCGCAGCACCTTCGCTTTCGCCGTCGGCCTGTCGCGCACGTCCAACCAGGACAAGTACGGTTTCGCCAACAGTCTGCTGGAAATCTCCTATGCGGCGGACGGCCACATGTCCAGGGGCGACTTCGATCGCATCAGCATGGATGTGGAGAAGCACAACGCCAAATGA
- a CDS encoding alpha/beta hydrolase family protein → MNSVARRTGHDGQPSRKPAPKAQRWPALLLLLLPLAATAQTAPGGGYQLPPKALQAIVDAPRPPQMFTSPKRDLVALVQTPSLPGIEVVAQPELKLAGLRIHPRTRAQSRFAFGTGLSLLDIASGKGLKVEGLPAPLSLATLEWSPDQRWIAFNRVDSASGANELWLLEVGQRRAHKLVSGLNTVSGRGYAWMPDSRRLLVQLQPEGQGEAPPANATPTGPAVQETEISATVRQIRTYQDLLRNESDARVFEYYLRSQLATVDLTGAVVRAGAPQLYLAATPSPDGRHVLATRVERPFSYQVPVSMFAHRIEVLAPDGKFEHEIARLPLVDGLPTGNDAVPTGVREIAWRGDAPATLVWAEAQDGGDPARKTEIRDAVMMQAAPFERPPQTLMRLGARYAGAHWGRGDLALVDEFWWKTRQTRQWRIAPDHGDRAPELVFEGLSEDRYNDPGEPVSTRDANGQRRLLTSADGASLFYIGQGASPEGDRPFLDRYDLADKQRTRLFHSQAPHYEAPQVVLDDQGKRLLTLRESPTEPGNLYLRDLGASDAAPVALTRFAHPTPQLKDIKKEQIRYQRADGVELTADLYLPPGFDAKRDGPLPLLMYAYPAEFKSAAAASQVTGSPYRFNAVSFWGPLPYLAMGYAVLDNPSMPIVGEGEREPNDTYIEQLTSSAQAAVDEVVRRGVADRERIAVSGHSYGAFMTANLLAHTRLFKAGIARSGAYNRTLTPFGFQAEERNYWQAESTYQAMSPFNYADKIKDPLPLIHGEQDNNSGTFPIQSERLFAAIKGLGGKARLVMLPNESHGYRARESILHMLAETNRWLDQYVKNAKPAAARPKAAGAKSAADKAAVSK, encoded by the coding sequence ATGAACTCAGTCGCGCGACGCACCGGCCACGACGGCCAGCCCTCCCGTAAGCCGGCCCCCAAGGCCCAGCGCTGGCCGGCTTTGTTGCTGCTCCTGCTGCCGTTGGCGGCGACGGCGCAGACCGCGCCGGGCGGCGGCTACCAGCTGCCGCCGAAGGCCTTGCAGGCCATCGTCGACGCGCCGCGGCCGCCGCAGATGTTCACCAGCCCGAAGCGCGATCTGGTCGCGCTGGTGCAGACGCCGTCGCTGCCGGGCATCGAGGTGGTCGCGCAACCCGAACTCAAGCTCGCCGGCCTGCGCATTCATCCGCGCACCCGGGCGCAGAGCCGCTTCGCGTTCGGCACCGGTCTGAGCCTGCTCGATATCGCCAGCGGCAAGGGCCTGAAGGTGGAAGGCCTGCCGGCGCCGTTGTCGCTGGCGACCTTGGAGTGGTCGCCCGACCAGCGCTGGATCGCTTTCAACCGCGTCGACAGCGCCAGCGGCGCCAACGAGCTGTGGCTGCTCGAAGTCGGCCAGCGCCGCGCGCATAAGCTGGTGTCCGGCCTCAACACCGTATCCGGCCGCGGTTACGCCTGGATGCCGGACAGCCGCCGACTGCTGGTGCAGTTGCAGCCCGAGGGGCAGGGCGAAGCGCCGCCGGCGAACGCCACCCCGACCGGGCCGGCGGTGCAGGAAACCGAAATCAGCGCGACGGTCCGGCAGATCCGCACCTATCAGGACTTGTTGCGCAACGAGAGCGACGCGCGCGTATTCGAGTACTACCTGCGCTCGCAGCTCGCCACCGTCGATTTGACCGGTGCGGTGGTGCGCGCCGGCGCGCCGCAGTTGTATCTGGCGGCGACGCCGTCGCCCGACGGCCGCCATGTCCTGGCGACAAGAGTCGAGCGGCCGTTCTCGTATCAGGTGCCGGTGTCGATGTTCGCCCACCGCATCGAAGTGCTGGCGCCGGACGGCAAGTTCGAGCACGAGATCGCGCGCCTGCCCCTGGTCGACGGCTTGCCGACCGGCAACGACGCGGTGCCCACCGGCGTGCGCGAGATCGCCTGGCGCGGCGATGCGCCGGCGACCCTGGTCTGGGCCGAGGCCCAGGACGGCGGCGACCCGGCGCGCAAGACCGAGATCCGCGATGCGGTGATGATGCAGGCCGCGCCGTTCGAGCGGCCGCCGCAGACGCTGATGCGCCTGGGGGCGCGTTACGCCGGCGCGCATTGGGGTCGCGGCGATCTCGCCCTGGTCGATGAGTTCTGGTGGAAGACGCGGCAGACCCGCCAATGGCGGATCGCGCCGGACCATGGCGATCGTGCGCCCGAGCTGGTGTTCGAAGGGCTCAGCGAAGACCGCTACAACGACCCCGGCGAACCGGTCAGCACGCGCGATGCGAACGGCCAGCGCCGGCTGCTGACCAGCGCCGACGGCGCCAGCCTGTTCTACATCGGCCAGGGCGCTTCGCCCGAAGGCGACCGGCCGTTTCTCGACCGCTACGACCTGGCCGACAAGCAGCGGACCCGGCTGTTCCATTCGCAGGCGCCGCACTACGAAGCGCCGCAGGTCGTGCTCGACGACCAGGGTAAGCGCTTGCTGACCCTGCGCGAATCGCCGACCGAGCCGGGCAATCTGTACCTGCGCGATCTGGGCGCGAGCGACGCCGCTCCGGTCGCCTTGACCCGTTTCGCGCATCCGACGCCGCAGCTCAAGGACATCAAGAAAGAACAAATCCGCTACCAGCGTGCCGACGGCGTCGAGCTGACCGCCGACCTGTACTTGCCGCCGGGTTTCGACGCCAAGCGCGACGGCCCGCTGCCGCTGTTGATGTACGCCTATCCGGCCGAGTTCAAGTCGGCCGCCGCTGCCAGCCAGGTCACCGGTTCGCCCTACCGCTTCAACGCAGTCAGCTTCTGGGGCCCGCTGCCATACCTCGCGATGGGCTATGCCGTGCTCGACAACCCGTCGATGCCGATCGTCGGCGAAGGCGAGCGCGAACCCAACGACACCTACATCGAGCAGCTTACCTCGAGTGCGCAGGCCGCGGTCGATGAAGTGGTGCGCCGCGGCGTCGCCGACCGCGAGCGCATCGCGGTCAGCGGCCATTCCTACGGTGCCTTCATGACCGCGAACCTGCTCGCCCACACGCGCTTGTTCAAGGCCGGCATCGCCCGCAGCGGTGCCTACAACCGCACCCTGACTCCGTTCGGCTTCCAGGCCGAGGAGCGCAACTACTGGCAGGCCGAATCGACGTACCAGGCCATGTCGCCGTTCAACTACGCCGACAAAATCAAGGACCCGTTGCCGTTGATCCACGGCGAGCAGGACAACAACTCCGGCACCTTCCCGATCCAGAGCGAGCGCCTGTTCGCCGCGATCAAGGGCCTCGGCGGCAAGGCGCGGTTGGTGATGCTGCCGAACGAAAGCCATGGTTACCGCGCGCGCGAATCGATCCTGCACATGCTGGCCGAGACCAACCGCTGGCTCGATCAGTACGTCAAGAACGCCAAGCCCGCAGCGGCGAGGCCCAAGGCCGCTGGCGCGAAGTCCGCGGCGGACAAGGCGGCGGTTTCGAAGTAG